Proteins encoded within one genomic window of Ascaphus truei isolate aAscTru1 chromosome 8, aAscTru1.hap1, whole genome shotgun sequence:
- the LOC142500927 gene encoding bone morphogenetic protein 2-like yields the protein MSNKKMLGLMFLFIIMEGCTSRPAESMEKNFFSVEDPGEVRSEALKRLLEVFGIEDPPHSLHHVKQPPQYMVDLYNTVADADGVTKDPDLLEGNTVRSFFDKIHSDQMHFLFNLSTVTKNEKILTAELHLFKMKPRPSEQAYFKRHHFCQISVYQVLDKNKMQSAQGKKLLSSRLVPIHSSGWEVFSITQAVRAWNDESSNQGLLVTVRNLGGTQVDSNIIRFASGRDHHESKQPMLVLFTDDGRRGIVSLNGLPDMQAMLLPNEPHVPAPNRTRITRSSGEDGHVPCQRHPLYVDFEEIGWSGWIISPRGYNAYHCKGSCPFPLGQNMRPTNHATVQSIINALKLSKGVNSPCCVPDKLFSINLLYFDDDENVVLKQYDDMVAGSCGCH from the exons ATGAGCAATAAGAAGATGTTGGGTTTGATGTTTCTGTTTATCATCATGGAAGGGTGCACCTCAAGACCTGCTGAAAGTATGGAGAAGAATTTTTTTTCGGTGGAAGACCCTGGGGAAGTGAGATCTGAGGCCCTCAAAAGACTTTTGGAAGTTTTTGGCATTGAAGATCCACCACATTCTCTACACCATGTCAAGCAACCACCTCAGTACATGGTGGACCTTTATAACACAGTGGCTGATGCAGATGGTGTCACAAAAGACCCAGATCTTCTGGAGGGAAACACAGTCAGAAGTTTCTTTGATAAAA TTCACAGTGACCAGATGCATTTCCTGTTCAACCTCTCAACTGTGACTAAGAATGAGAAGATCCTAACAGCAGAGTTGCACCTTTTTAAAATGAAACCAAGACCTTCAGAGCAAGCTTACTTCAAGAGGCATCACTTCTGCCAG ATAAGTGTCTATCAAGTATTAGATAAGAATAAAATGCAGTCAGCCCAGGGAAAGAAGCTGCTGTCATCTAGGCTTGTTCCAATTCATTCCTCAGGATGGGAGGTGTTTTCCATCACACAAGCC GTTCGTGCGTGGAATGATGAGAGCAGTAACCAAGGTCTCCTTGTGACTGTCCGAAATCTTGGAGGAACACAAGTTGACTCAAACATTATCCGCTTTGCGTCGGGCAGAGATCATCATGAAAGCAAACAGCCCATGCTTGTTCTTTTCACTGATGATGGGAGAAGGGGCATTGTTTCACTAAATGGTCTTCCAG ACATGCAAGCAATGCTTTTACCCAACGAACCTCATGTACCAGCTCCAAACAGAACAAGGATCACTAGATCGTCAGGGGAGGATGGACACGTGCCTTGTCAAAGACATCCACTGTATGTAGACTTCGAAGAAATTGGCTGGTCTGGATGGATTATCTCCCCAAGAGGATACAACGCCTATCACTGTAAGGGATCATGTCCATTCCCTCTGGGACAGAACATGAGACCGACCAACCATGCCACAGTACAGTCTATCATCAATGCTCTCAAACTGAGCAAAGGTGTTAATAGTCCATGCTGTGTCCCTGATAAACTCTTCTCCATAAACCTGCTCTACTTTGACGATGATGAAAACGTTGTCCTCAAACAGTACGATGATATGGTCGCTGGAAGCTGTGGATGCCATTAA